The following are encoded together in the Parabacteroides chongii genome:
- a CDS encoding DUF6383 domain-containing protein: protein MNKKFSTLLAGLALVSSVASAAVNSDIKLQVGPNDGLYQIAKGDSVLAIDAAGNFVFKESATVAAADLASTLWCVNIDAQSQGQNPKFDFTNKKEGRLLEVFMDEALKDLAEETASSPLVVNDEADVNGWAFSSTYAEGIEEDKPLYSYFTADSVIALEQVGDDLVAMKYGADKVGDIAAKYTLKKPSRIILNAAALNTMLGLNANGTSFKLTFEQTANPNVFANELTAVKDTLVDYVIVANKSTGKYLRVDSAYNNTTGVKFVMLTDTTKAATYLADEAASQGNKYAFKFEYAPASDSVFITVAGARLVKEDGKSWADSYESTNRDSLHVYVQDLVSSKVLTVGTDSVSTYIKLGFGTCGEAPTSTKTTVPSDLYVIKSTDGKYLAAPIHGDSTVQWVTLEKNVNVWTMPSFQWVVEKQRKDSNTSKITITNREFGTAIKYFTNVQLDTDEASYAELTDDKTVSKTVNVAGFIAATSEIKQDSLLGYKYLDTQDLMVTRYKFRYLHELSDEYFAGVNTEENDSILYVGAKSAFSLAQKGTDEVYGYTSSAVTDLKPLYRKVYTLKIRNAKLIFGAKADSVVLDKEGRFAVSEKVAPVTFLMKANNEKAIDDVETLFYAFIKTGADTTKVGTDDNNLWMKNQIMTESRTSAFSVEVDDAPLYRRFNTTKEGEIASDDPDTVKFFRVNNSADMLFEDAHSVYSEGKEINFLGINNNIQYPDAKRAIYVDTAYVKRGTGYIKPQYMLAVGVHVVPGVDPVPCPLEHNHGFDQNGNPLDKWTCSHATPGTDGYVRGRYLINAVDSAKVDGNYLDAIRDADYIWNNQVRLAFVEAIHKEDTLYILNGEESALADPVDFSTLKATKVRLDNNLHKNVVFSFRLLEEGSDNFLIESAETDNNMIAPMQGGWVKIQNGVPVISYAAFADAANEAEIFNVEKTAENPTANEPAISAETVSVTAVSGAVVVKNAAGKKVAISNLLGQTIANTVISSSEATIAVPAGVVFVAVEGEAAVKAIVK from the coding sequence ATGAACAAAAAGTTTTCTACTTTATTAGCTGGCTTGGCGTTGGTTTCATCGGTTGCCTCTGCTGCGGTGAATTCTGACATTAAGTTGCAAGTGGGACCTAATGACGGTTTGTACCAGATTGCAAAGGGCGATAGTGTTTTGGCTATCGATGCTGCTGGTAACTTCGTATTTAAGGAAAGTGCTACTGTAGCTGCAGCAGATTTGGCTTCTACATTGTGGTGTGTGAATATTGATGCCCAGAGTCAAGGACAAAATCCCAAATTCGATTTTACCAATAAAAAGGAAGGTCGTCTATTGGAAGTATTTATGGATGAAGCATTGAAAGATCTGGCTGAAGAAACTGCATCTTCACCTTTGGTTGTGAATGATGAAGCAGATGTTAATGGTTGGGCTTTCTCCTCTACTTATGCTGAGGGTATTGAAGAAGACAAACCTTTATATTCTTATTTTACTGCAGATTCTGTGATCGCATTGGAACAAGTTGGTGATGATCTCGTAGCTATGAAATATGGTGCGGACAAAGTTGGTGATATTGCAGCGAAGTATACTTTGAAGAAACCGTCTCGTATAATTCTGAATGCTGCAGCATTGAATACTATGTTAGGTTTAAATGCAAATGGAACATCATTCAAATTGACTTTTGAGCAGACGGCTAATCCTAATGTATTTGCAAATGAGTTGACTGCAGTGAAAGATACACTTGTGGATTATGTGATTGTTGCAAACAAGTCAACAGGTAAATATTTACGTGTAGATAGTGCCTATAATAATACAACTGGCGTTAAGTTTGTGATGTTGACAGATACAACTAAAGCAGCTACTTATCTTGCTGACGAAGCTGCAAGCCAAGGAAATAAGTATGCATTCAAATTCGAATATGCGCCGGCATCCGATAGCGTATTTATCACAGTTGCAGGAGCTCGTCTTGTAAAAGAAGATGGCAAAAGCTGGGCTGATTCTTATGAGTCTACAAACCGTGATAGCTTACATGTATATGTTCAGGATTTGGTAAGCTCAAAAGTGTTGACAGTTGGTACTGACTCTGTTTCTACTTATATTAAATTAGGATTTGGCACTTGTGGTGAAGCTCCTACTTCTACTAAGACTACTGTTCCCAGTGATTTGTATGTGATTAAGAGTACAGATGGTAAATATTTGGCAGCTCCGATCCATGGCGATTCTACTGTTCAGTGGGTTACATTGGAAAAGAATGTGAATGTTTGGACAATGCCATCATTCCAGTGGGTTGTTGAAAAACAAAGAAAAGATTCGAACACTTCAAAGATTACTATTACTAACCGTGAATTTGGTACGGCAATAAAGTACTTTACAAATGTTCAACTGGATACGGATGAAGCTTCTTATGCTGAACTGACAGATGACAAGACTGTCTCTAAGACTGTAAATGTGGCTGGTTTCATTGCTGCAACATCTGAAATTAAACAGGATAGCTTGCTGGGTTATAAATATTTGGATACACAGGATCTGATGGTTACTCGTTACAAGTTCCGTTATTTGCATGAACTTTCTGATGAATATTTTGCTGGTGTAAATACGGAGGAAAACGATTCTATTTTGTATGTCGGTGCTAAATCTGCATTTTCTCTGGCTCAGAAAGGTACAGATGAAGTATATGGTTATACATCATCTGCAGTTACTGACTTGAAACCACTGTATCGTAAAGTCTATACATTGAAGATCCGTAATGCTAAACTTATCTTTGGTGCTAAAGCTGACAGTGTAGTTTTGGATAAAGAAGGTCGTTTTGCTGTTTCTGAGAAAGTTGCTCCGGTAACATTCTTAATGAAAGCCAATAACGAGAAAGCGATCGACGATGTTGAGACATTGTTTTATGCATTCATTAAAACTGGTGCAGATACGACTAAAGTCGGTACAGATGACAACAATTTATGGATGAAGAATCAGATCATGACGGAATCTCGTACTTCAGCTTTCTCTGTAGAAGTAGACGACGCTCCTTTGTACAGGAGATTTAATACAACCAAAGAAGGTGAGATCGCTTCTGATGATCCTGATACAGTGAAGTTCTTCCGTGTAAACAATTCTGCAGACATGTTGTTTGAAGATGCTCACAGCGTATATTCTGAAGGTAAAGAAATTAATTTCTTGGGTATTAATAATAACATTCAGTATCCGGATGCGAAACGTGCTATCTATGTAGATACTGCTTATGTAAAGCGTGGTACAGGTTATATCAAACCTCAATATATGCTGGCTGTAGGTGTACATGTTGTTCCGGGTGTTGATCCTGTTCCATGTCCGTTAGAACATAATCACGGATTCGATCAGAATGGTAATCCTCTTGATAAATGGACTTGTTCACATGCAACTCCAGGTACTGATGGTTACGTAAGAGGTCGCTATCTGATCAACGCCGTTGATTCTGCTAAGGTTGACGGAAACTATTTGGATGCTATACGTGATGCTGATTATATTTGGAACAATCAGGTTCGTCTGGCATTTGTAGAAGCTATCCATAAAGAAGATACCTTGTATATTCTGAATGGTGAGGAATCGGCTTTAGCAGATCCTGTAGACTTCTCTACATTGAAAGCGACAAAAGTTCGTTTGGATAATAACCTTCATAAGAACGTAGTATTCTCTTTCCGTCTGTTGGAAGAAGGTTCTGATAACTTCTTGATCGAATCGGCAGAAACTGATAATAATATGATCGCTCCGATGCAGGGTGGTTGGGTGAAGATCCAGAACGGTGTTCCTGTAATTTCCTATGCAGCATTTGCTGATGCGGCTAATGAGGCAGAAATCTTTAACGTAGAAAAGACTGCTGAAAATCCGACAGCCAATGAGCCTGCTATCTCTGCAGAGACAGTTTCTGTAACAGCTGTTTCGGGTGCTGTTGTTGTGAAAAACGCAGCAGGCAAGAAAGTTGCTATCAGTAACCTTCTCGGTCAGACAATTGCTAACACAGTGATTTCTTCCAGTGAAGCAACTATTGCGGTTCCTGCAGGTGTTGTATTTGTTGCAGTAGAAGGCGAAGCAGCTGTAAAAGCAATCGTAAAATAA
- a CDS encoding VapE domain-containing protein, translated as MLKVTQFARFKRNEGDVNLIDVLQDIRSGKYATKVNQIRVYMDKGNPDAAETLKKELPAVTLSATYAGQRLAKCITAYNPLVILDFDELKKEDLARLLETARQAVYTVACWISPRGHGIKIIAYPAVRMERSLKNHKAVYTLVKDWYENLLGIGADASGSDIGRLCLLSYDPTLYISPRFEPWLKGESGEPEGIAPIEPPVDPKAARLLASARKKTTRKYAYDKGNRNNYVHLFASHCNRLGINRADVVNYAAKAFADLPADERAAVIDSAYAHDEQHATAFLQTGRRGASYVVQIQEHLSAHYDLRRNVVRRLVECRPKGTDESFTPVNDYWENSVWCALQKEGVLCSVSELRSVIHSDFSPQYDPFCSYFDQLPAWDRQTDPIGALAATVCTTRPAYWEKCLRKWLVALVACACDERLENHTVLMVSGAQGLGKTTWLRNLVPPRLRQYVYSGNLDPTAKDSSLMMSDCFLIILDELSGQSRTELNQLKALITKNSVYERRPYARNAETYVRRASFAATVNDSEVLTDRTGSRRFLCFEATRIDYTLPVDHTAVYAQALALFREGFCFWFANADIAEINSNNEPFQLVSPELELLYTYYRKPVRFEMPLLLSCSELVTRIAERTRFPVTASGINIMGKMLKREGFEWVKKHGKQLYRVIELTSEQVEARRKGFGYDPSENPEDTDKEKDIGDDQTDPKLPF; from the coding sequence ATGCTGAAAGTAACACAGTTTGCCCGGTTCAAGCGCAATGAAGGAGATGTAAACCTGATCGATGTCCTGCAGGATATCCGTAGCGGGAAGTATGCCACCAAAGTCAACCAAATCCGTGTGTATATGGATAAGGGCAACCCCGATGCTGCCGAGACACTGAAGAAAGAGCTGCCTGCCGTCACCCTCTCGGCTACCTATGCGGGGCAGCGACTGGCTAAGTGTATCACTGCTTACAACCCGCTGGTGATTCTCGATTTCGATGAATTGAAGAAAGAAGATCTTGCCCGCTTGCTGGAAACGGCACGCCAGGCTGTCTATACGGTGGCCTGCTGGATCAGTCCGCGCGGACACGGAATCAAGATCATCGCTTATCCGGCTGTCCGCATGGAGCGCAGCCTGAAGAACCATAAGGCGGTCTACACCCTAGTGAAGGATTGGTATGAAAACCTGCTGGGTATCGGGGCGGATGCGTCGGGGAGCGACATCGGGCGTCTGTGCCTGTTGTCGTACGATCCGACGTTGTATATCTCTCCCCGTTTCGAACCCTGGCTGAAAGGAGAAAGCGGCGAGCCGGAAGGGATTGCTCCCATCGAGCCGCCGGTCGATCCGAAAGCGGCGCGCCTGCTCGCTTCTGCCCGCAAGAAGACCACCCGTAAGTATGCCTACGACAAAGGCAACCGTAACAATTATGTCCATCTTTTTGCCAGCCATTGCAACCGCCTGGGCATTAACCGGGCCGATGTGGTGAATTATGCCGCGAAAGCTTTTGCCGATCTCCCGGCGGATGAACGTGCAGCGGTTATCGACAGCGCCTATGCGCACGATGAACAGCATGCCACCGCTTTTTTGCAGACCGGCAGGAGAGGAGCGAGTTATGTGGTGCAGATACAGGAACATTTGTCCGCTCACTATGATCTGCGCCGCAATGTGGTGCGCCGTTTGGTGGAGTGTAGACCGAAGGGTACGGATGAGTCGTTTACGCCGGTCAACGACTATTGGGAAAACTCCGTCTGGTGTGCCTTGCAGAAGGAGGGCGTATTGTGCAGTGTCTCCGAGCTGCGGTCGGTGATCCATTCCGATTTCAGTCCGCAGTATGATCCGTTCTGTTCTTATTTCGATCAGTTGCCTGCCTGGGACAGACAGACCGATCCGATCGGGGCATTGGCGGCTACTGTCTGCACGACCCGCCCGGCGTATTGGGAGAAATGCCTGCGAAAATGGCTGGTTGCCCTCGTTGCCTGTGCCTGCGACGAGCGGTTGGAGAATCATACGGTTTTGATGGTGAGCGGTGCGCAGGGGTTGGGCAAGACCACCTGGCTGCGTAACCTGGTGCCTCCCCGGTTGCGGCAGTATGTCTATTCGGGCAACCTCGACCCGACGGCCAAGGATTCGTCGTTGATGATGAGCGACTGTTTCCTGATCATCCTCGACGAGCTGTCGGGGCAGAGCCGCACGGAGCTGAACCAGTTGAAGGCGTTGATCACGAAAAATAGCGTGTACGAACGCCGTCCCTATGCCCGTAATGCCGAGACCTATGTGCGTCGTGCCTCCTTTGCCGCTACTGTCAACGACAGCGAGGTGCTGACCGACCGCACCGGATCGCGCCGTTTCCTCTGTTTCGAGGCCACGCGCATCGACTATACCCTGCCGGTCGACCATACCGCCGTTTATGCGCAGGCGCTGGCTTTGTTTCGCGAAGGTTTCTGTTTTTGGTTTGCCAATGCGGATATTGCGGAGATCAACAGTAACAACGAACCTTTCCAGCTGGTCAGCCCGGAGCTGGAGCTGCTTTATACCTATTACCGTAAGCCGGTACGCTTCGAGATGCCGTTGTTGCTCTCCTGTAGCGAACTGGTCACCCGTATTGCCGAGCGGACACGTTTTCCGGTGACTGCTTCCGGTATAAATATCATGGGAAAAATGTTAAAAAGAGAAGGTTTCGAGTGGGTGAAGAAGCATGGCAAGCAACTTTACAGGGTGATCGAGCTGACTTCCGAACAGGTGGAGGCCCGACGTAAAGGGTTCGGTTACGATCCGTCGGAAAATCCGGAAGACACAGATAAAGAGAAAGATATAGGAGACGATCAGACCGATCCGAAACTACCATTCTGA
- a CDS encoding DUF4248 domain-containing protein, giving the protein MEQTTFTIRAYGIGELAELYSPHLSRRAATLQLWRWINFHGVLKAKLLELGYHPGVRSFTPLQVECIVLHLGEP; this is encoded by the coding sequence ATGGAACAAACGACCTTCACGATACGAGCCTACGGGATAGGCGAACTTGCCGAGCTTTACAGCCCCCATCTCAGCCGCAGGGCGGCAACCCTGCAACTTTGGCGGTGGATCAACTTTCATGGCGTATTGAAAGCCAAACTGCTTGAACTGGGCTATCATCCCGGAGTCAGGAGCTTCACGCCCCTCCAGGTGGAGTGTATCGTCCTGCATTTGGGAGAACCTTGA
- a CDS encoding HU family DNA-binding protein produces the protein MAFQYHLVLRKNLSKNVEEGKEKLFYAQTRATGTCTFAELCALVAQSSTASSGDVKVVIDRLIEFLLLFLARGEVVQCGEFGTFQLVQTSSGSVTVDDFSSSMLYRARLRFRPGEKLRNLIATAKGERFKLDEPKTDTGGGSGEDDRPVIE, from the coding sequence ATGGCATTTCAGTATCATTTGGTTCTCAGGAAGAACCTCAGTAAGAATGTAGAGGAAGGGAAGGAGAAACTTTTCTATGCGCAGACCCGTGCGACGGGGACGTGTACCTTCGCAGAGTTGTGTGCCCTGGTGGCACAGAGTTCCACGGCTTCGAGTGGTGATGTGAAGGTGGTGATCGACCGTTTGATAGAATTTCTCCTGTTGTTCCTGGCACGTGGTGAAGTGGTTCAGTGCGGCGAGTTCGGAACCTTCCAGTTGGTGCAGACCAGCTCCGGAAGTGTCACGGTCGATGATTTCTCTTCATCTATGTTGTATCGTGCACGTCTTCGTTTCCGTCCCGGCGAGAAGTTGCGCAACCTGATCGCGACAGCCAAAGGCGAGCGTTTCAAATTGGATGAGCCGAAAACGGACACAGGTGGCGGCAGTGGCGAAGACGACCGTCCGGTAATCGAATAA